In Pseudomonas sp. GCEP-101, one DNA window encodes the following:
- a CDS encoding gamma-butyrobetaine dioxygenase, translating to MQTTQDNPAVADWRTYRLTAELASLRPLDNRLEVLWADGRVSPFHHQWLRDNCPCGECVYSVTREQVLEIIDVPASLAPARASLDQGQLCVDWQDGHRSRFDPGWLRAHAYDDESRAERLAAHQTTRVWRRDVDIPVFQHDQLMEDDTALLEWMLALRDLGLSRVDGVPTAPGSLHRIAQRIAFIRETNFGVLFDVKSKAQAADSNAYTAFNLPLHTDLPTRELQPGLQFLHCLVNDADGGDSLFVDGFAIAQALRDEAPDDFRTLCEMPIEFRNKDRRSDYRCLAPVIALDARGEIREIRIANFLRGPFDAPAERMDALYHAWRAFLTLTRDPRFRVQQKLRAGQMWCFDNRRTLHARTAFDPASGERHLQGCYIDRDELLSRILVLQRER from the coding sequence ATGCAGACCACGCAGGACAACCCCGCCGTCGCCGACTGGCGTACCTACCGGCTGACCGCCGAACTGGCCAGCCTGCGCCCGCTCGACAATCGTCTGGAAGTGCTCTGGGCCGACGGCCGCGTCAGCCCCTTCCACCATCAGTGGCTGCGCGACAACTGCCCGTGCGGCGAGTGCGTCTACAGCGTCACCCGCGAGCAGGTGCTGGAAATCATCGACGTGCCGGCGAGCCTCGCCCCGGCCCGCGCCAGCCTCGACCAGGGCCAGCTGTGCGTCGACTGGCAGGACGGCCACCGCAGCCGTTTCGACCCCGGCTGGCTGCGTGCCCATGCCTATGACGACGAGTCCCGCGCGGAGCGTCTGGCCGCGCACCAGACCACCCGCGTCTGGCGCCGCGATGTCGACATTCCGGTGTTCCAGCACGACCAGCTGATGGAGGACGACACGGCGCTGCTGGAGTGGATGCTCGCCCTGCGCGACCTCGGCCTCAGCCGCGTGGACGGCGTACCCACCGCGCCCGGCTCCCTGCACCGCATCGCCCAGCGCATCGCCTTCATCCGCGAGACCAATTTCGGCGTGCTGTTCGATGTGAAGTCCAAGGCCCAGGCCGCCGACAGCAACGCCTACACCGCCTTCAACCTGCCGCTGCACACCGACCTGCCGACCCGCGAGCTGCAACCGGGGCTGCAGTTCCTGCATTGCCTGGTCAACGACGCCGATGGCGGCGACAGCCTCTTCGTCGACGGCTTCGCCATCGCCCAGGCCCTGCGCGACGAAGCGCCGGATGACTTCCGCACGCTGTGCGAGATGCCCATCGAATTCCGCAACAAGGACCGCCGCAGCGACTACCGCTGCCTGGCGCCGGTGATCGCGCTGGACGCGCGGGGCGAAATCCGTGAGATCCGCATCGCCAACTTCCTGCGCGGGCCCTTCGATGCGCCGGCCGAGCGCATGGACGCGCTGTACCACGCCTGGCGCGCATTCCTCACCCTCACCCGCGACCCGCGCTTCCGTGTGCAACAGAAGCTGCGCGCCGGGCAGATGTGGTGCTTCGACAACCGCCGCACCCTGCACGCCCGCACCGCATTCGACCCGGCCAGCGGCGAGCGGCACCTGCAAGGCTGCTACATCGACCGCGACGAACTGCTGTCGCGCATCCTGGTGCTGCAGCGCGAGCGCTGA
- a CDS encoding alpha/beta hydrolase: MSRRYPLSDAMQAFVTETQAHPLEGPTLAAQRGNYERMAAAFAPPVPPGLLVRDAHPEGLVELRLYRPEGTPPADGWPTVFYIHGGGWVLGNARTHDMICIPLAAELGALVIALSYRLAPEHPYPAALNDCLDVWRRLFADGLGEAVDKTRVAVAGDSGGANLAAALCLALRGRGEPLPLAQALIYPALGNLDTPSRTTCADAPLMTSAAVDDYLAAYLSRPADWRDPLALPLLAEDLGGLPPAFIAVAQFDPLRDDGALYRDRLREAGVAVDYFPGAGLVHGCLRARRVAEVDALRGALIAALRRSLSR; this comes from the coding sequence ATGAGCCGGCGCTATCCGCTGTCCGATGCCATGCAGGCCTTCGTCACGGAGACGCAGGCGCACCCGCTGGAAGGCCCCACGCTGGCCGCCCAGAGGGGCAACTACGAGCGCATGGCGGCTGCCTTCGCCCCGCCGGTCCCGCCCGGGCTGCTGGTCCGCGACGCGCACCCCGAAGGCCTGGTCGAACTGCGCCTCTACCGGCCCGAAGGCACGCCGCCGGCCGATGGCTGGCCCACCGTGTTCTACATCCACGGCGGCGGCTGGGTCCTGGGCAACGCACGCACCCACGACATGATCTGCATTCCCCTGGCCGCCGAACTCGGCGCGCTGGTGATTGCCCTCAGCTACCGGCTGGCGCCGGAGCACCCTTATCCCGCGGCACTGAACGACTGCCTGGACGTGTGGCGCCGCCTGTTCGCGGACGGCCTCGGCGAAGCGGTGGATAAAACCCGTGTCGCGGTGGCGGGCGACAGCGGCGGCGCCAACCTCGCCGCCGCGCTGTGCCTCGCGTTGCGCGGCCGCGGCGAACCGCTGCCGCTGGCCCAGGCGCTGATCTACCCGGCGCTGGGCAACCTCGACACGCCCTCGCGCACCACCTGCGCCGACGCGCCGCTGATGACCAGCGCCGCGGTGGACGACTACCTCGCCGCCTACCTCTCGCGCCCCGCCGACTGGCGCGACCCGCTGGCGCTGCCGCTGCTGGCCGAAGACCTCGGCGGCCTGCCGCCGGCCTTCATCGCCGTCGCCCAGTTCGACCCGTTGCGCGACGACGGCGCGCTGTACCGCGACCGCCTGCGCGAAGCCGGCGTGGCGGTGGATTACTTCCCCGGTGCCGGGCTGGTCCACGGCTGCCTGCGCGCTCGCCGCGTGGCCGAAGTGGATGCCCTGCGCGGCGCCCTGATCGCGGCCTTGCGCCGCAGCCTGAGTCGATGA
- a CDS encoding thioesterase family protein, which produces MHPLKTYETPILAEWTDYNGHLRDAFYLLLFSYATDALMDHLGLDADHRAATNDSLFTLEVHLNYLHEVKEGEQVEVRTQLIAHDRKRLQVFHSLHRANEDLALAASEQMLLHVNLDGGARSAPFEGVVLERVLALAEAHRPLPRPDYVGRVIGLPG; this is translated from the coding sequence ATGCACCCCCTGAAAACCTACGAAACCCCCATCCTCGCCGAGTGGACCGACTACAACGGCCACCTGCGCGACGCCTTCTACCTGCTGCTGTTCAGCTACGCCACCGACGCCCTGATGGACCACCTGGGCCTCGACGCCGACCACCGCGCAGCGACGAACGACTCGCTGTTCACCCTGGAAGTGCACCTGAACTACCTGCATGAGGTGAAGGAGGGCGAGCAGGTCGAGGTGCGCACCCAGCTGATCGCCCACGACCGCAAGCGCCTGCAGGTTTTCCACAGCCTGCACCGCGCCAACGAAGACCTCGCCCTGGCCGCCAGCGAGCAGATGCTGCTGCACGTCAACCTCGACGGCGGCGCGCGCTCGGCGCCTTTCGAAGGCGTGGTGCTGGAGCGCGTGCTGGCGCTGGCCGAAGCCCATCGCCCATTGCCGCGCCCGGACTACGTCGGCCGCGTCATCGGCCTGCCGGGCTGA
- a CDS encoding L-carnitine dehydrogenase — translation MSFITHIKTFAALGSGVIGSGWVARALAHGLDVIAWDPAPGAEAALRARVANAWPALEKAGLAPGASQDRLRFVATIEECVRDADFIQESAPERLDLKCELHAKISAAAKPNALIGSSTSGLLPSEFYADATHPERCVVGHPFNPVYLLPLVEVVGGAKTSPDAVQAAIQVYESLGMRPLHVRKEVPGFIADRLLEALWREALHLVNDGVASTGEIDDAIRFGAGLRWSFMGTFLTYTLAGGNAGMRHFMAQFGPALQLPWTYLPAPELTETLIDRVVEGTAEQQGSRSIAELERYRDDCLLAVLGAIKDTKTKHGFAFAD, via the coding sequence ATGTCCTTCATCACCCACATCAAAACCTTCGCCGCCCTCGGCAGCGGCGTCATCGGCAGCGGCTGGGTCGCCCGTGCCCTGGCCCACGGCCTCGACGTCATCGCCTGGGACCCGGCGCCCGGCGCCGAAGCCGCGCTGCGTGCGCGCGTCGCCAATGCCTGGCCGGCGCTGGAAAAGGCCGGCCTCGCCCCCGGCGCCTCGCAGGATCGCCTGCGCTTCGTCGCCACCATCGAAGAGTGCGTGCGCGATGCCGACTTCATCCAGGAAAGCGCCCCCGAACGCCTCGACCTGAAATGCGAGCTGCACGCCAAGATCAGCGCCGCCGCCAAGCCCAATGCGCTGATCGGCTCCAGCACCTCGGGCCTGCTGCCCAGCGAGTTCTATGCCGATGCCACGCACCCCGAACGCTGCGTGGTCGGCCACCCGTTCAACCCGGTGTACCTGCTGCCGCTGGTGGAAGTGGTGGGCGGCGCGAAGACCTCGCCCGACGCTGTGCAGGCAGCCATCCAGGTCTATGAATCCCTCGGCATGCGGCCGCTGCATGTGCGCAAGGAAGTCCCCGGCTTCATCGCCGACCGCCTGCTCGAAGCCCTCTGGCGCGAAGCGCTGCACCTGGTCAACGACGGCGTCGCCAGCACCGGCGAGATCGACGACGCCATCCGCTTCGGCGCCGGCCTGCGCTGGTCCTTCATGGGCACCTTCCTCACCTACACCCTGGCCGGCGGCAACGCCGGCATGCGTCACTTCATGGCCCAGTTCGGCCCGGCACTGCAACTGCCCTGGACCTACCTGCCGGCCCCGGAGCTGACCGAGACGCTGATCGACCGCGTCGTCGAAGGCACCGCCGAACAGCAGGGCAGCCGCAGCATCGCCGAGCTGGAACGCTACCGCGACGACTGCCTGCTGGCGGTGCTCGGCGCGATCAAGGACACCAAGACCAAACACGGCTTCGCCTTCGCCGACTAA
- a CDS encoding 3-keto-5-aminohexanoate cleavage protein, with protein MNYEVIVTCAVTGAGDTVGKHPAIPVTPKEIAAAAIEAAKAGATVAHCHVRDPLTGKPSRDVNLYREVVERIRESDTDVIINLTAGMGGDLQIGQGEQPLEFGAGTDLVGPLERLKHVEELLPEICTLDCGTLNFGDGDFIYVSTPAQLRAGAKRITELGVKAELEIFDTGHLWFAKQMLKEGLLEDPLIQICLGIPWGAPADTTTMKAMADNIPDGLTWAGFGIGRAQMPMVAQAMLLGGNVRVGLEDNIWLDRGVHASNGQLVERAIEIIQRLGGRALTPAEGRKKMNLKPR; from the coding sequence GTGAACTATGAAGTGATCGTCACCTGCGCGGTGACCGGCGCCGGCGACACCGTCGGCAAGCACCCGGCGATTCCCGTCACCCCGAAGGAAATCGCCGCCGCCGCCATCGAGGCCGCCAAGGCCGGCGCCACTGTCGCCCACTGCCACGTCCGCGACCCGCTGACCGGCAAGCCCAGCCGCGACGTGAACCTCTACCGCGAAGTGGTCGAGCGCATCCGCGAGAGCGACACCGACGTCATCATCAACCTCACCGCCGGCATGGGTGGCGACCTGCAGATCGGCCAGGGCGAGCAGCCGCTGGAGTTCGGCGCCGGCACCGACCTGGTCGGCCCGCTGGAGCGCCTCAAGCACGTCGAGGAACTGCTGCCGGAAATCTGCACCCTGGACTGCGGCACCCTGAACTTCGGCGACGGCGACTTCATCTACGTCTCCACCCCGGCCCAGCTGCGCGCCGGCGCCAAGCGCATCACCGAGCTGGGGGTGAAGGCCGAGCTGGAAATCTTCGACACCGGCCACCTCTGGTTCGCCAAGCAGATGCTCAAGGAAGGCCTGCTGGAAGACCCGCTGATCCAGATCTGCCTGGGCATCCCGTGGGGCGCCCCGGCCGACACCACCACCATGAAGGCCATGGCCGACAACATCCCCGACGGCCTGACCTGGGCCGGCTTCGGCATCGGCCGCGCGCAGATGCCCATGGTTGCCCAGGCCATGCTGCTGGGCGGCAACGTGCGGGTCGGCCTGGAAGACAACATCTGGCTGGACCGCGGCGTGCACGCCAGCAACGGCCAACTGGTCGAGCGCGCCATCGAGATCATCCAGCGCCTGGGCGGCCGCGCCCTGACCCCGGCCGAAGGGCGCAAGAAGATGAACCTCAAGCCGCGCTGA
- a CDS encoding choline ABC transporter substrate-binding protein produces the protein MKLTIQALGCAALMLAATTSWAAEPAQCQNVRMGTVNWTDVVASSAVAEAVLGGLGYQVKQTSASQQIILAGMADKQLDVFLGYWQPTMQPVAKPYLDKQQIDVITPPTLPDAQSTYAVPTYVYDGGLKTFADIAKFKDKLDNKIYLIEPGSGSNRITADMIAKDKFGLKGFQIVESSEAGMLTAVKRAIKRKQWVVFFGWKPHPMNLQIDMKYLTGSDDVFGPNEGSATVSIMTAGGYQAQCGNVAKLLHNLKFTSEQVSQVMVPILDRSQPVDAAKAWLKQNPEPLKAWLEGVTTFDGKDGLAAVQASLK, from the coding sequence ATGAAGCTAACGATCCAAGCGCTCGGCTGCGCCGCGCTCATGCTCGCCGCTACCACCAGTTGGGCCGCCGAGCCCGCCCAATGCCAGAACGTGCGCATGGGCACGGTGAACTGGACCGACGTGGTGGCCAGCAGCGCCGTGGCCGAAGCCGTGCTCGGCGGCCTGGGCTACCAGGTCAAGCAGACCAGCGCCTCGCAACAGATCATCCTCGCCGGCATGGCGGACAAGCAGCTCGACGTCTTCCTCGGCTACTGGCAACCGACCATGCAGCCGGTGGCCAAGCCCTACCTCGACAAGCAGCAGATCGACGTGATCACCCCGCCGACCCTGCCCGATGCGCAATCCACCTACGCTGTGCCCACCTACGTCTACGACGGCGGCCTGAAGACCTTCGCCGACATCGCCAAGTTCAAGGACAAGCTGGACAACAAGATCTACCTGATCGAGCCCGGCAGCGGTTCCAACCGCATCACCGCGGACATGATCGCCAAGGACAAGTTCGGCCTGAAGGGCTTCCAGATCGTCGAGTCCAGCGAGGCCGGCATGCTCACCGCGGTCAAGCGCGCCATCAAGCGCAAGCAGTGGGTGGTGTTCTTCGGCTGGAAGCCGCACCCGATGAACCTGCAGATCGACATGAAATACCTCACCGGCAGCGACGACGTGTTCGGCCCCAACGAAGGCTCCGCCACCGTCTCGATCATGACCGCCGGGGGCTACCAGGCGCAGTGCGGCAACGTCGCCAAGCTGCTGCACAACCTCAAGTTCACCAGCGAGCAGGTGAGCCAGGTGATGGTGCCGATCCTCGACCGCAGCCAGCCGGTGGATGCCGCCAAGGCCTGGCTGAAACAGAACCCCGAGCCGCTCAAGGCCTGGCTCGAGGGCGTGACCACCTTCGATGGCAAGGACGGCCTCGCCGCCGTCCAGGCGTCGCTGAAGTAA
- a CDS encoding GlxA family transcriptional regulator, translated as MSQDFWFLLLPGFSVMGFVSAVEPLRVANRFRGELYRWHLMSLDGGPVLSSNGMSMNADSGLEALREGDTLLVVAGFEPLRVCTPALLHWLRRLDREGVTLGGIDTGSFVLAEAGLLQRQRCTVHWEALDAFRETYPQVQATQELFEIDGPRITSAGGTASIDLMLDLIAQAHGPELAVQVSEQFVVGRIRTRQDHQRLQIASRYGVSNRKLVQVIGEMERHTEPPLTTLELAERIQVTRRQLERLFRLHLNDTPSNFYLGLRLDKARQLLRQTDMSVLEIGVACGFETPSYLSRSYRAKFGVCPSQDRVGLRKVAGSHGAAARSPSPQPSN; from the coding sequence ATGTCCCAAGACTTCTGGTTCCTGCTGTTGCCCGGATTCTCCGTGATGGGGTTCGTTTCCGCCGTGGAACCGCTGCGGGTGGCCAACCGCTTTCGCGGCGAGCTGTACCGCTGGCACCTGATGAGCCTGGACGGCGGCCCGGTGCTGTCCAGCAATGGCATGTCGATGAACGCCGACAGCGGCCTGGAAGCGCTGCGCGAGGGCGACACGCTGCTGGTGGTGGCCGGCTTCGAGCCGCTGCGCGTCTGCACGCCGGCGCTGCTGCACTGGCTCAGGCGCCTGGACCGCGAGGGCGTGACCCTGGGCGGCATCGACACCGGCAGCTTCGTGCTGGCCGAGGCCGGGCTGCTGCAGCGCCAGCGCTGCACGGTGCACTGGGAGGCGCTGGACGCCTTCCGGGAGACTTATCCACAGGTGCAGGCAACCCAGGAGCTGTTCGAGATCGACGGCCCGCGCATCACCTCCGCCGGCGGCACCGCGTCCATCGACCTGATGCTCGACCTGATCGCCCAGGCCCACGGGCCGGAGCTGGCGGTGCAGGTGTCGGAGCAGTTCGTGGTCGGGCGCATCCGCACCCGCCAGGACCACCAGCGTCTGCAGATCGCCAGCCGCTACGGGGTGAGCAACCGCAAGCTGGTGCAGGTGATCGGCGAGATGGAGCGCCATACCGAGCCGCCGCTGACCACGCTGGAGCTGGCCGAGCGCATCCAGGTGACCCGGCGCCAGCTGGAGCGCCTGTTCCGCCTGCACCTGAACGATACGCCGTCGAACTTCTACCTCGGCCTGCGCCTGGACAAGGCGCGCCAACTGCTGCGCCAGACCGACATGAGCGTGCTGGAGATCGGCGTGGCCTGCGGCTTCGAGACGCCCTCCTACCTGTCGCGCAGCTACCGGGCGAAATTCGGGGTGTGCCCGAGCCAGGACCGGGTGGGGTTGCGCAAGGTGGCGGGCAGTCATGGCGCTGCGGCCAGAAGCCCCTCTCCCCAGCCCTCTAACTAG
- a CDS encoding nuclear transport factor 2 family protein, which translates to MSEARPPLPPFTRETAIQKVRLAEDGWNSRDPHRVSLAYTPDSRWRNRATFVQGREQIVQFLTGKWVREQQYRLIKELWAFTDNRIAVRFAYEWHDDSGNWFRSYGNENWAFDENGLMFERHACINDLPISEDERLFHWPQGRRPDDHPSLSELGL; encoded by the coding sequence ATGAGCGAAGCCCGTCCCCCCCTGCCGCCGTTTACCCGCGAAACCGCCATCCAGAAAGTCCGCCTCGCCGAGGACGGCTGGAACAGCCGCGATCCGCACCGCGTGTCGCTGGCCTACACGCCGGACAGCCGCTGGCGCAACCGCGCGACCTTCGTCCAGGGTCGCGAGCAGATCGTCCAGTTCCTCACCGGCAAGTGGGTGCGCGAACAGCAGTACCGGCTGATCAAGGAACTCTGGGCCTTTACCGACAACCGCATCGCCGTGCGCTTCGCCTACGAATGGCACGACGACTCGGGCAACTGGTTCCGCTCCTACGGCAACGAGAACTGGGCCTTCGACGAGAACGGCCTGATGTTCGAGCGCCACGCCTGCATCAACGACCTGCCGATCAGCGAGGACGAGCGCCTGTTCCACTGGCCGCAGGGCCGCCGGCCGGACGATCACCCGTCGCTGAGCGAGCTGGGGTTGTAA
- a CDS encoding GMC family oxidoreductase, with amino-acid sequence MSPSNDTTYDYLIVGAGSAGCVLANRLSADPSVRVCLLEAGGSDASPRVQTPAGTITLYKSKVFSWNFYSAPQKRLNNRSLHCPRGKALGGSSSMNSMIYIRGHASDYDRWEAEGCPGWGWKDVLPYFKKSERNLLGQDPALHGTLGELVVDKPRDPNPLSQLFIQAAAHLGLRRNDDFNGREFEGVGIYNVTQKDARRLSSYRAFVAPLQRPNLSVLTDRQVGRLLLDGDRVTGIELRNGERLLARREVILSAGALGSPQILLASGIGPAAELEAAGIPVQHHLPGVGKNLQDHLDGLVTVRSPSPLSLGFSLGSLPQILLSPFKYLLAKKGWLTTNYVEAGGFARTPLADGLADVQFHFVPGYRSHRGRLFEWGHGYAVHTCVLRPKSIGELRVKPGGDIEIDYNFLANEEDGRVLVEGVKLARKILAQPEFDRIRGAEMLPGPQVQTDEQLLEHLRDYAATVFHPVGTCKMGEDPQAVVDLRLRVHGLKGLRVVDASIMPTLISGNTNAPCIMLGERAAAMILEERRTATAAPAQAVPA; translated from the coding sequence ATGTCCCCCTCCAACGACACCACCTACGACTACCTCATCGTCGGCGCCGGTTCCGCCGGCTGCGTGCTGGCCAACCGACTGAGCGCCGACCCCTCCGTGCGCGTCTGCCTGCTGGAGGCCGGCGGCAGCGACGCCAGCCCGCGCGTGCAGACCCCGGCCGGCACCATCACCCTGTACAAGAGCAAGGTGTTCAGCTGGAACTTCTACTCCGCCCCGCAGAAGCGCCTCAACAACCGCTCGCTGCATTGCCCGCGCGGCAAGGCCCTGGGCGGCTCCAGCTCGATGAACAGCATGATCTACATCCGCGGCCATGCCTCCGACTACGACCGCTGGGAAGCCGAGGGCTGCCCCGGCTGGGGCTGGAAGGACGTGCTGCCGTACTTCAAGAAATCCGAACGCAACCTGCTCGGCCAGGACCCGGCGCTGCACGGCACCCTGGGCGAACTGGTGGTGGACAAGCCGCGCGACCCCAACCCGCTGTCGCAGCTGTTCATCCAGGCCGCCGCGCACCTCGGCCTGCGCCGCAACGATGACTTCAATGGCCGCGAGTTCGAGGGCGTCGGCATCTACAACGTGACTCAGAAGGACGCCAGGCGCCTGAGCAGCTACCGCGCCTTCGTCGCCCCGCTGCAGCGTCCCAACCTCAGTGTGCTGACCGATCGCCAGGTGGGCCGCCTGTTGCTCGACGGTGATCGCGTGACGGGCATCGAGCTGCGCAATGGCGAACGCCTGCTGGCGCGCCGCGAGGTGATCCTCAGCGCAGGCGCCCTCGGCTCGCCGCAGATCCTGCTGGCTTCCGGCATCGGCCCGGCGGCCGAGCTGGAGGCCGCCGGCATTCCGGTGCAACACCACCTGCCCGGCGTGGGCAAGAACCTCCAGGACCACCTCGACGGCCTGGTCACCGTGCGCTCGCCGAGCCCGCTGAGCCTGGGCTTCTCCCTTGGCTCGCTACCGCAGATCCTGCTCTCGCCGTTCAAGTACCTGCTGGCGAAGAAGGGCTGGCTGACCACCAACTACGTCGAGGCCGGCGGCTTTGCCCGCACGCCCCTGGCGGACGGGCTGGCCGACGTGCAGTTCCACTTCGTGCCCGGCTACCGCAGCCACCGGGGCCGCCTGTTCGAATGGGGCCATGGCTACGCCGTGCACACCTGCGTGCTGCGGCCCAAAAGCATCGGCGAGCTGCGGGTGAAGCCCGGTGGCGACATCGAGATCGACTACAACTTCCTCGCCAACGAGGAAGACGGCCGCGTGCTGGTGGAGGGCGTGAAGCTGGCCCGCAAGATCCTCGCCCAGCCGGAGTTCGACCGCATCCGGGGTGCCGAGATGCTCCCCGGCCCGCAGGTGCAGACCGACGAGCAACTGCTGGAGCACCTGCGCGACTATGCCGCCACGGTGTTCCACCCCGTGGGCACCTGCAAGATGGGCGAAGACCCGCAGGCAGTGGTCGATTTGCGCCTGCGCGTGCACGGCCTGAAGGGCCTGCGGGTGGTGGATGCGTCGATCATGCCGACGCTGATAAGCGGCAACACCAACGCGCCCTGCATCATGCTCGGCGAGCGCGCGGCGGCGATGATCCTCGAAGAGCGCCGCACGGCGACTGCCGCGCCCGCCCAGGCGGTGCCGGCCTGA
- a CDS encoding ABC transporter ATP-binding protein, with protein sequence MGAVAIKQEEPAVTGQQPANPARLRVENVSLRYRTPDGGTFSALENVSFEVPDQQFAVIVGPSGCGKSSLLYLTAGLSEPTEGDIYVGGQLVDGPGADRGMVFQSYTLFPWLTVRQNVEFGLKRRGMPAAERREIVDHYLDEVGLRRFENNYPKQLSGGMMQRVAIARALANDPQILLMDEPFGALDSQTRMQMQQLLLRVWDHSKKTVVFVTHDIDEAILLGDRVYVMGARPGRIKRILDVPIERPRSLDMVMDRPFIEMKREILGLLHDDLEEAH encoded by the coding sequence ATGGGCGCAGTAGCGATCAAGCAGGAAGAACCCGCCGTGACCGGCCAGCAACCTGCCAACCCGGCCCGCCTGCGGGTGGAGAATGTCAGCCTGCGCTACCGCACGCCGGACGGCGGCACCTTCAGCGCGCTGGAGAATGTCTCCTTCGAGGTGCCGGACCAGCAGTTCGCGGTGATCGTCGGGCCCTCGGGCTGCGGCAAGTCGAGCCTGCTGTACCTCACTGCCGGGCTGTCCGAACCCACCGAGGGCGACATCTACGTCGGCGGCCAGCTGGTGGACGGCCCCGGCGCCGACCGCGGCATGGTGTTCCAGAGCTACACCCTGTTCCCCTGGCTCACCGTGCGCCAGAACGTCGAGTTCGGCTTGAAACGCCGCGGCATGCCGGCGGCCGAGCGCCGCGAAATCGTCGATCACTACCTCGACGAAGTCGGCCTGCGTCGCTTCGAGAACAACTATCCCAAGCAGCTCTCCGGCGGAATGATGCAGCGCGTGGCGATTGCCCGCGCACTGGCCAACGACCCGCAGATCCTGCTGATGGACGAGCCCTTCGGCGCGCTCGACAGCCAGACCCGCATGCAGATGCAGCAACTGCTGCTGCGCGTGTGGGACCACAGCAAGAAGACCGTGGTGTTCGTCACCCACGACATCGACGAGGCCATCCTGCTGGGCGACCGCGTCTACGTCATGGGCGCCCGCCCGGGGCGCATCAAGCGCATCCTCGACGTGCCCATCGAGCGCCCGCGCTCGCTGGACATGGTCATGGACCGCCCCTTCATCGAGATGAAGCGCGAGATCCTCGGGCTGCTGCACGACGATCTGGAAGAGGCTCATTGA
- a CDS encoding ABC transporter permease produces the protein MPRRSQSWLSRCLTPKVDLPLKLVWSAGTLCWLLVFGLWAGLSYGGVVPAMFLPTPDAVLAAGLRLASDGTLATHVMASVKVVMIGFLVSSLVAVPLGLLMGSFRIVQAFLEPLVNFIRYLPVTSFVPLFILWIGIGLEQRVTVIIFGVFFQQLVMIADVSRGVAKDLVNASYTLGCNRRDVVLHVLGPASLPGVLDTLRVTMGWAWTYLVVAELVAASSGLGYISLKAMRGFQVDVIFLAIAIIGLLGLITDQLFRFIRLKVASWAQ, from the coding sequence ATGCCTCGTCGTTCGCAATCCTGGCTCAGCCGTTGCCTGACGCCCAAGGTCGACCTGCCGTTGAAGCTGGTCTGGTCCGCCGGCACCTTGTGCTGGCTCCTCGTGTTCGGCCTGTGGGCCGGGCTTTCCTATGGCGGCGTGGTGCCGGCGATGTTCCTGCCCACCCCCGACGCGGTGCTTGCCGCCGGCCTGCGCCTGGCCAGCGACGGCACCCTCGCCACCCACGTGATGGCCAGCGTCAAGGTGGTGATGATCGGCTTCCTCGTCTCCTCGCTGGTGGCGGTGCCGCTGGGCCTGCTGATGGGCAGCTTCCGCATCGTCCAGGCCTTCCTCGAGCCGCTGGTGAATTTCATCCGCTACCTGCCGGTGACCTCCTTCGTGCCGCTGTTCATCCTGTGGATCGGCATCGGCCTGGAACAGCGCGTCACCGTGATCATCTTCGGGGTGTTCTTCCAGCAGCTGGTGATGATCGCCGACGTCTCCCGCGGCGTCGCCAAGGACCTGGTGAACGCCTCCTACACCCTGGGCTGCAACCGCCGCGACGTGGTCCTCCACGTGCTCGGCCCGGCCTCGCTGCCCGGCGTGCTCGACACCCTGCGTGTGACCATGGGCTGGGCCTGGACGTACCTGGTGGTCGCCGAACTGGTCGCCGCCTCCAGCGGCCTGGGCTACATCAGCCTCAAGGCCATGCGCGGCTTCCAGGTCGACGTGATCTTCCTGGCGATCGCCATCATCGGCCTGCTGGGCCTGATCACCGACCAACTCTTCCGATTCATCCGACTGAAGGTGGCGTCATGGGCGCAGTAG